Proteins from one Actinomycetota bacterium genomic window:
- the sdhC gene encoding succinate dehydrogenase, cytochrome b556 subunit, which yields MQRLGTLYRGREGMWTWVLHRVSGVAILFYLFAHVVDQALLNVSPEAYDRVIDTYRNPFVGLLEIGLAVVVIFHALNGLRIILFDFWSQGVARQRQMLWVQTALFLILAIPPVIAIGAHVVEEL from the coding sequence ATGCAGCGCCTGGGGACGCTCTACCGAGGCCGCGAGGGGATGTGGACCTGGGTCCTGCACCGGGTGTCGGGCGTGGCCATCCTCTTCTACCTGTTCGCCCACGTCGTCGACCAGGCCCTGCTGAACGTCTCCCCCGAGGCCTATGACCGGGTGATCGACACCTACCGCAACCCGTTCGTTGGGCTGCTGGAGATCGGCCTGGCCGTGGTGGTGATCTTCCACGCCCTCAACGGCCTGCGGATCATCCTGTTCGACTTCTGGTCCCAGGGGGTGGCCCGCCAGCGCCAGATGCTCTGGGTCCAGACGGCGCTGTTCCTGATCCTGGCCATCCCGCCGGTGATCGCCATCGGGGCCCACGTGGTCGAGGAGCTCTGA
- a CDS encoding succinate dehydrogenase hydrophobic membrane anchor subunit, translating to MAADLTPAPLPRSTSADRRQPKPTRGNFELYAWVFMRISGVLLVLLVLGHFGIMHVVDGGLDRINFAFVSGRWANPFWRVYDFAMLTLALAHGGNGLRVIIDDYARSGTRRLLYQSVNATVIGLTWALGTLTIFAFTPQPS from the coding sequence ATGGCCGCCGACCTCACCCCGGCCCCGCTCCCCCGCTCCACCTCGGCCGACCGCCGCCAGCCCAAGCCCACCCGCGGCAACTTCGAGCTGTACGCCTGGGTGTTCATGCGCATCTCCGGGGTGCTGCTGGTCCTGCTCGTGCTGGGCCACTTCGGGATCATGCACGTGGTCGACGGCGGCCTGGACCGGATCAACTTCGCCTTCGTGTCCGGCCGCTGGGCCAACCCGTTCTGGCGGGTCTACGACTTCGCCATGCTCACCCTGGCCCTGGCCCACGGCGGCAACGGCCTGCGGGTGATCATCGACGACTACGCCCGCAGCGGCACCCGGCGCCTGCTCTACCAGAGCGTCAACGCCACCGTGATCGGCCTGACCTGGGCGCTCGGCACCCTCACGATCTTCGCCTTCACCCCCCAGCCCTCCTAG